One window of the Nicotiana tabacum cultivar K326 chromosome 4, ASM71507v2, whole genome shotgun sequence genome contains the following:
- the LOC107795206 gene encoding uncharacterized protein LOC107795206 isoform X2, which produces MSAPNKPPSRGFSFFNITTGIGGGIGSGSGSVRRSNATTDLPQPQLKLEPDREVYRPGDPVTITVEIKNPTTSCSLLIEKLNFEIKGIEKLDTQWFSTPKPSPDSKQRRGEYVFMDNVTPALISNQIVSAGSSRQFMVRTILPSTIPPSYRGATIRYLYYVRSILSGQYLMMENGHFREESIRDLDELETRIPLQIWVTQKSNGLKSEEGRTCGIVPASTLPLDVYWKEMDADSDWAKINETFDGVEEGYESSRDEVSSVSSYNPMKDNIHRTFGSSLSLQSSLARSSSKDLPHLEGRSSISSQLALPQIAVADVLYDSNGDVLSPSKSSSFVSPSQQLKNTKSFSKYDDSTVPSVSGMGESGASEGFIRGRSYNIRLDDQVLLRFSPKNSESTYYFSDMIGGTLTFFHEEGSRRCLELLITLEMTETISRRFVHPSRRHAPSITKVHSDHHEVVADLIQTSFIFSIPMDGPMSFSTHYVSVQWALRFEFFTTPKNVDWSRYEHPLLVEGREKCEWVLPITVHAPPGGAAAAQTRNDKSFSLEPLWVHT; this is translated from the exons ATGTCAGCCCCTAATAAACCACCTTCCCGTGGTTTCTCATTCTTTAACATCACCACCGGCATCGGCGGCGGCATcggcagtggcagtggcagtGTCAGAAGATCCAATGCAACGACGGATTTACCACAACCACAGTTGAAGCTGGAGCCGGATAGAGAAGTGTATAGACCGGGTGATCCGGTAACCATTACCGTTGAAATCAAGAACCCGACAACTTCGTGCTCTTTGCTTATTGAAAAACTTAATTTTGAGATTAAAGGGATCGAGAAATTGGATACTCAATGGTTTTCAACTCCTAAACCATCTCCTGATTCTAAGCAACGCAGAG GTGAGTATGTTTTTATGGATAATGTGACTCCTGCATTAATTTCAAATCAGATTGTCTCCGCTGGTAGCTCCAGACAAT TTATGGTGCGAACAATTCTACCAAGCACCATACCACCATCATACAGGGGTGCAACCATTCGTTACCTTTACTATGTTAGAAGTATTTTATCTGGACAATACTTGATGATGGAAAATGGTCACTTCCGTGAAGAATCTATACGAGATCTTGATGAGCTG GAAACGAGAATACCACTGCAAATATGGGTAACTCAGAAGAGTAATGGCCTGAAAAGTGAAGAAGGCCGCACTTGTG GGATTGTTCCTGCTTCAACTCTGCCTTTGGATGTTTATTGGAAAGAGATGGATGCAGATTCTGATTGG GCTAAAATAAATGAAACTTTTGATGGTGTGGAGGAAGGATATGAAAGTTCAAGGGATGAAGTCTCATCAGTTTCCTCCTATAATCCCATGAAAGATAATATACACCGAACATTTGGAAGTTCATTATCCTTGCAGTCTTCCTTAGCAAGGTCTTCAAGCAAAGATCTTCCACATCTTGAAGGACGGTCGAGCATATCTTCACAACTGGCACTTCCACAGATAGCTGTGGCTGATGTCTTGTATGATTCTAATGGGG ATGTTTTGTCCCCCAGCAAGTCTTCTTCTTTCGTCTCTCCAAGTCAACAGCTGAAAAATACCAAATCCTTTTCCAAATATGATGATTCAACAGTACCTTCTGTCTCAGGCATGGGTGAATCTGGAGCAT CAGAAGGGTTTATTCGAGGGAGGTCTTACAACATTAGACTGGATGACCAAGTGCTTCTAAGGTTTTCTCCAAAAAATTCTGAGTCGACGTATTACTTCAGTGATATG ATAGGTGGAACCCTGACCTTTTTTCATGAAGAGGGTTCTAGAAGATGCCTTGAG CTTTTAATAACACTGGAGATGACCGAGACTATAAGCCGACGGTTTGTACATCCTTCACGGAGACATGCTCCTTCTATTACTAAG GTTCATAGTGATCATCATGAAGTGGTTGCTGATTTAATTCAGACAAGCTTTATTTTTTCCATTCCGATGGATGGTCCTATGTCTTTTTCCACTCATTATGTCTCCGTACAATGGGCTCTTCGATTTGAATTCTTTACCACTCCCAAGAATGTTGACTGGTCAAG ATATGAGCATCCTCTTTTGGTAGAGGGTAGAGAGAAGTGTGAGTGGGTACTTCCAATAACTGTGCATGCACCTCCTGGAGGAGCTGCTGCAGCTCAGACACGAAATGACAAATCATTCTCTTTGGAACCCCTATGGGTCCACACATAA
- the LOC107795206 gene encoding uncharacterized protein LOC107795206 isoform X1: MSAPNKPPSRGFSFFNITTGIGGGIGSGSGSVRRSNATTDLPQPQLKLEPDREVYRPGDPVTITVEIKNPTTSCSLLIEKLNFEIKGIEKLDTQWFSTPKPSPDSKQRRGEYVFMDNVTPALISNQIVSAGSSRQFMVRTILPSTIPPSYRGATIRYLYYVRSILSGQYLMMENGHFREESIRDLDELETRIPLQIWVTQKSNGLKSEEGRTCGIVPASTLPLDVYWKEMDADSDWAKINETFDGVEEGYESSRDEVSSVSSYNPMKDNIHRTFGSSLSLQSSLARSSSKDLPHLEGRSSISSQLALPQIAVADVLYDSNGADVLSPSKSSSFVSPSQQLKNTKSFSKYDDSTVPSVSGMGESGASEGFIRGRSYNIRLDDQVLLRFSPKNSESTYYFSDMIGGTLTFFHEEGSRRCLELLITLEMTETISRRFVHPSRRHAPSITKVHSDHHEVVADLIQTSFIFSIPMDGPMSFSTHYVSVQWALRFEFFTTPKNVDWSRYEHPLLVEGREKCEWVLPITVHAPPGGAAAAQTRNDKSFSLEPLWVHT, translated from the exons ATGTCAGCCCCTAATAAACCACCTTCCCGTGGTTTCTCATTCTTTAACATCACCACCGGCATCGGCGGCGGCATcggcagtggcagtggcagtGTCAGAAGATCCAATGCAACGACGGATTTACCACAACCACAGTTGAAGCTGGAGCCGGATAGAGAAGTGTATAGACCGGGTGATCCGGTAACCATTACCGTTGAAATCAAGAACCCGACAACTTCGTGCTCTTTGCTTATTGAAAAACTTAATTTTGAGATTAAAGGGATCGAGAAATTGGATACTCAATGGTTTTCAACTCCTAAACCATCTCCTGATTCTAAGCAACGCAGAG GTGAGTATGTTTTTATGGATAATGTGACTCCTGCATTAATTTCAAATCAGATTGTCTCCGCTGGTAGCTCCAGACAAT TTATGGTGCGAACAATTCTACCAAGCACCATACCACCATCATACAGGGGTGCAACCATTCGTTACCTTTACTATGTTAGAAGTATTTTATCTGGACAATACTTGATGATGGAAAATGGTCACTTCCGTGAAGAATCTATACGAGATCTTGATGAGCTG GAAACGAGAATACCACTGCAAATATGGGTAACTCAGAAGAGTAATGGCCTGAAAAGTGAAGAAGGCCGCACTTGTG GGATTGTTCCTGCTTCAACTCTGCCTTTGGATGTTTATTGGAAAGAGATGGATGCAGATTCTGATTGG GCTAAAATAAATGAAACTTTTGATGGTGTGGAGGAAGGATATGAAAGTTCAAGGGATGAAGTCTCATCAGTTTCCTCCTATAATCCCATGAAAGATAATATACACCGAACATTTGGAAGTTCATTATCCTTGCAGTCTTCCTTAGCAAGGTCTTCAAGCAAAGATCTTCCACATCTTGAAGGACGGTCGAGCATATCTTCACAACTGGCACTTCCACAGATAGCTGTGGCTGATGTCTTGTATGATTCTAATGGGG CAGATGTTTTGTCCCCCAGCAAGTCTTCTTCTTTCGTCTCTCCAAGTCAACAGCTGAAAAATACCAAATCCTTTTCCAAATATGATGATTCAACAGTACCTTCTGTCTCAGGCATGGGTGAATCTGGAGCAT CAGAAGGGTTTATTCGAGGGAGGTCTTACAACATTAGACTGGATGACCAAGTGCTTCTAAGGTTTTCTCCAAAAAATTCTGAGTCGACGTATTACTTCAGTGATATG ATAGGTGGAACCCTGACCTTTTTTCATGAAGAGGGTTCTAGAAGATGCCTTGAG CTTTTAATAACACTGGAGATGACCGAGACTATAAGCCGACGGTTTGTACATCCTTCACGGAGACATGCTCCTTCTATTACTAAG GTTCATAGTGATCATCATGAAGTGGTTGCTGATTTAATTCAGACAAGCTTTATTTTTTCCATTCCGATGGATGGTCCTATGTCTTTTTCCACTCATTATGTCTCCGTACAATGGGCTCTTCGATTTGAATTCTTTACCACTCCCAAGAATGTTGACTGGTCAAG ATATGAGCATCCTCTTTTGGTAGAGGGTAGAGAGAAGTGTGAGTGGGTACTTCCAATAACTGTGCATGCACCTCCTGGAGGAGCTGCTGCAGCTCAGACACGAAATGACAAATCATTCTCTTTGGAACCCCTATGGGTCCACACATAA